AAACACGGGGAAACCGAATACGCGCTGTCGTGGATTCCCTTTGGTGGTTACGTGAAGATGCTGGGACAGGACGATGTCGACCCCAGCCAGTTAACGAGCGAGGAGATCGCCCTCGATCCGCGCTCCTATTCCGCCAAACCTGTTTACCAGCGAATGGGCATCATCTCTGCCGGCGTGATTATGAATATCATTACCGGGATGCTGTTCTTTGCCTTCGCGTTTCGCCTCGGCGTCGCTTCGACTCCCTGTGTAGTCGGTGCTGCCATTCCAGGCATGCCTGCCTGGGAAGCCGGGATTCAACCGGGCGATGTGATTACGAAAATCAACGGTGAAAAAACCAATTCCTTCATGGATATCATCCGCAGCAGTGCCTTCAGCGATGGTGATATCAAGATGGAAGGGATCCACCCGAATGGAGAGAAGTTCGAAGTGGACATTACGCCGGACCGGACGGGGACCCGTCCCCAGATTGGTCTGCTGCAGTCACAGAGTCTGCAGATTCCTGTCTATGAAGATCCTGGCATGAGCGTCACTGCAAAGGGAACCGCTGCTTCAAAAGCGGAACCCGCTTACCAGCCGGGAGACACGTTTGTCACTATCGACGGTAAACCGGTCGAAAACTATGCCCAGCTGCAACGGCTGTTTGCCGCCCGCAGTTCCGAAACACTGAAAACGGGCGTGACACGCAAGGGTGCTTCCGAGTCTGAAGTTGTGGAGATCACAGTCGGTAACAACCCGTTCCACACCCTGGGACTGTGGATGGATATCGGGCCGATCGAATCGATTCAGAAAGGCTCACCCGCTGATCGTGCCGGCTTGAAAGCCGGTGACAAGATTACCCATATCGATGGTCAGGATGTTGGCAAGGTGATCAATCCGCTGCGTCTGCCCAATTATTTTTCTTCGCGTGCCGGCGAGACCGTCCCGATTGTTGTAAGCCGAGCCCAGGATGGAGCGCAGCCTGCTGAGGTCAATCTGAACGTTGTGCCTCTGGATAATCCTGCCTGGCTGGAACATCCGATTTTTTCCAACACACCTCTGTCGGTGGGCTCACTGGGAATCGCCTTCCACGTGATTCCGACGACGCTGAAGGTCGAAGAAGGCAGCCCGGCACACAAAGCAGGTATTGAAGCTGATGCGCATATTAAAAAAATCAGAATCATGCCTCCGGAAGGTGAACCGTTGAGTGAGTGGCAGGGACTGGAAGAAGTCAG
This window of the Gimesia chilikensis genome carries:
- the rseP gene encoding RIP metalloprotease RseP, translating into MLTSLLIGATLLGKVTNIAMVAIGLGLVIFFHELGHFAVAKWCDVKVERFSIGFGPIIKSFKHGETEYALSWIPFGGYVKMLGQDDVDPSQLTSEEIALDPRSYSAKPVYQRMGIISAGVIMNIITGMLFFAFAFRLGVASTPCVVGAAIPGMPAWEAGIQPGDVITKINGEKTNSFMDIIRSSAFSDGDIKMEGIHPNGEKFEVDITPDRTGTRPQIGLLQSQSLQIPVYEDPGMSVTAKGTAASKAEPAYQPGDTFVTIDGKPVENYAQLQRLFAARSSETLKTGVTRKGASESEVVEITVGNNPFHTLGLWMDIGPIESIQKGSPADRAGLKAGDKITHIDGQDVGKVINPLRLPNYFSSRAGETVPIVVSRAQDGAQPAEVNLNVVPLDNPAWLEHPIFSNTPLSVGSLGIAFHVIPTTLKVEEGSPAHKAGIEADAHIKKIRIMPPEGEPLSEWQGLEEVSYEFDDKNMNWANAFWEMQVRPGWPVELTYSHKGQIKQAKLTPWVNPNQEEGQQWSLPVRGIKLQTLRETQQAQSMGQALGMGVQYTTNSAKDIYLTLRSLFTGRVSPLELSGPVTIAKVAYEVSNDGYSQLLLFLGFLSVNLAVLNFLPIPVLDGGHMVFLCWEGITRKRPNEQVLAAATYVGMIFVLGLMIFVLYLDIFL